The following proteins are co-located in the Alistipes sp. ZOR0009 genome:
- a CDS encoding type II toxin-antitoxin system HicB family antitoxin has product MKDLTFKILVKKISENEYIASAPSIPNCFVEAESEEEAIDEIQSQIGSTIKAMMAQNEAVIDDSHAAIYNLTIEFGEKPSA; this is encoded by the coding sequence ATGAAAGACTTAACATTTAAAATTCTAGTTAAGAAGATATCGGAGAATGAATACATCGCATCGGCACCATCAATTCCCAATTGTTTTGTCGAAGCAGAAAGCGAGGAGGAGGCAATTGATGAGATTCAGTCACAAATTGGCTCAACCATCAAAGCAATGATGGCACAAAACGAGGCAGTTATTGACGATTCGCACGCTGCGATTTACAACCTGACCATCGAGTTTGGCGAAAAACCCTCGGCATAA
- the truA gene encoding tRNA pseudouridine(38-40) synthase TruA produces MARFKLTLEYDGSAYHGWQLLKGHSSIQGKIMDACREAFQTDKFELYGSGRTDAGVHALGQVAHLDVNTKLSPMQIRFKLNDNLPASIAIIDVEEVDAKFHARYDATARSYVYHIAKRKTAFGKKYAYWVKDYLNMEDMHHAAQQMVGLKDFRSFGDKDSETTSTKVEVKSVNVYKEGDSIVIHVVGSHFLWKMVRRMVGVLIEVGRGNITERKLQSFFDSYSNEPAKYTAPPSGLYLEHVYYNNEEIDYRPVSLLYIK; encoded by the coding sequence ATGGCGCGCTTTAAGCTAACACTAGAATACGACGGTTCGGCATATCACGGCTGGCAACTCCTAAAAGGACATTCATCTATCCAAGGTAAGATAATGGATGCCTGCCGCGAAGCTTTTCAAACAGATAAATTTGAGCTGTACGGCTCTGGCCGCACAGATGCAGGAGTACATGCACTAGGGCAGGTAGCACATTTAGATGTGAACACCAAGCTCTCACCCATGCAAATCCGATTTAAGCTCAACGATAACCTACCTGCATCCATTGCCATTATAGATGTAGAGGAGGTAGACGCCAAGTTCCATGCGCGCTACGATGCCACCGCACGTAGCTACGTATACCACATTGCGAAACGCAAAACGGCGTTTGGAAAAAAATACGCCTACTGGGTGAAAGACTATCTGAACATGGAAGATATGCACCATGCAGCCCAGCAAATGGTTGGTTTGAAAGATTTTCGTTCGTTTGGAGACAAAGATTCAGAGACAACCTCAACCAAGGTGGAGGTTAAGAGCGTAAACGTCTACAAGGAGGGCGATTCTATTGTTATTCACGTTGTAGGCTCCCACTTCCTTTGGAAAATGGTGCGTAGAATGGTAGGAGTACTTATCGAAGTTGGACGAGGAAATATTACGGAGCGGAAGCTACAATCCTTTTTCGATAGCTACTCTAACGAACCCGCAAAGTACACGGCGCCACCGTCTGGACTATACCTCGAACACGTTTACTATAACAACGAGGAAATTGACTACCGACCAGTGTCGCTACTTTACATCAAATAA
- a CDS encoding RNA polymerase sigma-70 factor, with product MSVIHEEKLLIENVRRGDKHSYEVLFHKYFSELSLLSYRIVRNKVVAEEIVQDFFVKCWIKREDLWISTSFKAYSYRSVYNLSLNFIRDNKKFTSLENVGAAFVDESEMGDDYSSDNTRLQAAIESLPPQCRRIFTLICVEGLSYAEVAEELGLSVNTIKVQMSKAYRLLRESLSVHSIIYLAIAFMV from the coding sequence ATGAGTGTGATTCACGAAGAAAAACTTCTTATTGAAAATGTGAGAAGGGGTGATAAGCATTCGTATGAGGTTCTTTTTCATAAGTACTTCAGCGAATTGTCTCTCCTTTCTTATCGAATTGTGCGCAATAAGGTTGTTGCAGAGGAGATTGTGCAAGATTTTTTTGTGAAATGTTGGATTAAACGGGAGGATCTTTGGATATCGACCAGCTTCAAGGCATATTCGTACCGTTCTGTATATAATTTGTCGCTTAATTTTATCCGAGACAATAAGAAATTCACCTCATTAGAGAATGTTGGTGCTGCTTTTGTTGATGAAAGTGAAATGGGTGATGACTATTCATCAGATAACACCCGGTTACAAGCAGCAATCGAATCCCTGCCACCCCAATGTCGTCGAATTTTTACGCTTATTTGTGTTGAGGGATTGTCTTACGCCGAGGTAGCGGAGGAGCTGGGGCTCTCTGTTAATACAATAAAGGTGCAAATGAGTAAAGCTTACCGGTTGCTAAGGGAAAGCCTCTCGGTACATTCTATTATTTACTTGGCTATAGCTTTTATGGTATAG
- a CDS encoding FecR family protein has translation MERIDLPEKDWNYIIERIDSDVSADDLTFQAWLSEVEVRRVLYDELLLIRRSSSFSSFSGERYKKRAWATILEKIEREERQKKMAARRLYIKVAASLAPFLFLSFGYWLGNRNSIQDINLKDNLFALSSSIEPGSKKARLVLQDGTMLDLGKHIVLKESDGTEITNAPNSMISYINPDAGRGAKINTLIVPKGGEYRVLLADGTKVWLNSGSILRYPTSFNKKERMVQLEGEAYFEVKKNPKVPFAVKVRGMSLAVFGTSFNVNSYEPGKGIGTTLVEGKVTMRIDNGKEYVMRPHEHITYNLETDTYSVLKNVDVSLYTSWKDGVFRFENQRLEDITNRLSRWYSCEVVYNDNSLRDLKFTGVAKKNEPIDHLLNLISLLKDVDYDVKDGVVFISKRRN, from the coding sequence ATGGAAAGAATTGATCTCCCCGAAAAGGATTGGAATTACATTATTGAACGAATCGATAGTGATGTTTCTGCCGATGATTTAACGTTTCAGGCTTGGTTGTCGGAAGTGGAGGTTCGACGGGTATTGTATGACGAGCTTTTGCTTATTCGCAGGAGCTCCTCCTTCTCCTCTTTTTCTGGTGAAAGGTATAAGAAGCGTGCTTGGGCGACTATTCTTGAAAAAATAGAGAGGGAAGAGCGACAGAAAAAGATGGCGGCTCGTCGTCTTTACATAAAGGTAGCTGCATCTCTTGCACCTTTTCTTTTTTTAAGCTTTGGCTATTGGTTGGGAAATAGGAATTCCATTCAGGATATTAATCTTAAGGATAACCTGTTTGCGCTATCGAGCAGCATTGAGCCTGGCTCTAAGAAGGCTAGGCTTGTACTTCAGGATGGAACGATGCTTGACCTTGGGAAGCATATTGTGCTTAAGGAGTCGGATGGTACCGAGATTACCAATGCCCCCAATAGTATGATTTCGTACATAAACCCAGATGCGGGGAGAGGGGCAAAAATAAATACGCTAATAGTTCCTAAAGGAGGCGAGTACCGGGTTTTGCTGGCAGATGGTACAAAGGTATGGCTTAACTCTGGGTCAATCCTAAGGTATCCAACCTCTTTTAATAAGAAGGAAAGAATGGTACAGCTCGAAGGGGAGGCGTACTTCGAGGTTAAGAAAAATCCGAAGGTTCCTTTTGCGGTGAAAGTTAGAGGGATGAGTCTCGCCGTTTTTGGTACTTCCTTTAATGTAAACTCCTACGAGCCGGGGAAAGGTATTGGAACGACGTTGGTGGAAGGGAAGGTTACTATGAGAATTGACAATGGGAAAGAGTACGTGATGAGGCCTCATGAGCATATTACCTACAACTTGGAAACTGATACCTATTCCGTTCTAAAGAATGTGGATGTTAGCCTTTATACCTCGTGGAAGGATGGTGTTTTCCGGTTTGAAAATCAGAGGCTGGAGGATATAACAAACCGACTTAGCCGCTGGTATTCATGCGAGGTTGTTTATAACGATAATTCGTTGCGAGATCTGAAATTTACGGGTGTTGCAAAGAAGAATGAACCTATAGATCACTTGCTTAATCTAATATCATTACTAAAAGATGTAGACTATGATGTAAAAGACGGAGTTGTTTTTATTAGCAAGCGAAGGAATTAA
- a CDS encoding SusC/RagA family TonB-linked outer membrane protein produces MKKLWHLGIPTKYLECGKAFRTQCFIFLLFGSLLCFSTQSFAQKTRLTINLTNVSLEQVFDQIRSQSQFDFFYSNDDLDASRKVSVKVSNGSLDDVLKQALGSSYTYKIVDKKILIEAVKTKKAAPARTDQPSRKIKGKVSDATGASLPGSTVRVVGLSKGVSTNPNGEFEIDVPGGYKQLEISFIGFMPQIVELDKSSNIAVTLKESNQKIDEVIVTGYQKVDRKLFTGSASRVNADDAKIEGVSDIGKMLEGRAAGVSVQSVSGTFGAAPKIRVRGNVSIYGDSKPLWVVDGVVLEDVVSVSPDELSSGDAITLISSAVSGLNPDDIDNFQILKDASATALYGARAMNGVIVVTTKKGHKGKTSVSYNGNFTTQFKPTYDTYNIMNSKDQMSVYRELERKGWLNHSNISRSNDGGVFAKMYDLINFYDPATGFGLENTPEARAKFLQKYEMANTNWFDLLFKNSFVQEHSISMSSGTDKSQFYVSTSIYNDNGWTIADKVKRYTGNFKGTFNLTPKITASLSTSGSYRDQKAPGTLKRVQNVVEGTYERDFDINPYSYALNTSRTLRPYDDNGNLEFFRKNLAPFNILRELERNTLDIKMLDLKMQADLSYKITDWLSYDFVGSMRWVQSSREHSIKEGSNLAEAYRSAGSAVTRDANPLLYRDPDYPEAEKVVVLPTGGFYNRDENNLTNFYIRNVFNINKTFKEKHAMNILLGQEIRYADRQSLFFNGYGYQFDKGGVPFVDYRFIKKMIEGGFNYYGMGWEYDRFTAFFSNAGYSYNNRYTVNGTLRVDGSNQLGRSRSSRWLPTWNISGLWNVHNEQFASKFSKISRLSLRAGYSMNANMGPARNSTLILRNATTDRPYTNEKESSIYIDDLENSELTWEKQHEITAGIDLGLFNNRLSITAETYQRKGFDLLGYLDVSGIGGSSSKFANYANSVSKGYDFSINGRIYETDGFSWTSNIQLAYNTTKITNLRSKPRIYSLTRAEGGPLEGYPIRGLFSVRFDGLDNSGVPTFINEDGAKDYGTYIQSDKIKYLKYEGPVDPTFTGGFSNTVKYKSWTLNLFISYQWGNKIRLNPVFKSFYSDTDALPKEFKDRWVLPGDEQLTNVPAIMSRREYYRIDGTNLYPYQNYNISDARVADGGFVRLKNISLTYDIPQSLIKKIGLKSSTLKVAAVNPWLIYADSKLKGQDPEFFGAGGVAMPMPKQLTLTLKLGL; encoded by the coding sequence ATGAAAAAACTATGGCATTTAGGTATTCCAACGAAATATTTGGAATGCGGAAAGGCTTTTAGAACCCAATGTTTTATTTTTTTGCTTTTCGGGTCGCTACTATGCTTCTCAACCCAAAGCTTTGCTCAGAAAACAAGGCTAACAATTAACCTTACAAACGTTTCGCTTGAGCAGGTATTCGATCAAATCAGAAGCCAGTCTCAATTTGACTTCTTTTATAGCAACGATGATCTTGATGCAAGTCGGAAGGTGTCCGTGAAAGTTAGTAATGGATCGCTCGATGATGTGCTAAAGCAAGCGCTAGGCTCATCGTACACCTATAAAATCGTCGATAAAAAGATTCTTATCGAAGCGGTTAAAACCAAAAAGGCGGCACCTGCTCGCACCGATCAACCTTCGCGTAAAATAAAAGGAAAAGTAAGTGATGCCACTGGGGCATCCTTACCGGGGAGTACGGTTCGTGTTGTTGGCCTATCCAAAGGGGTATCTACAAATCCGAATGGGGAGTTTGAGATTGATGTTCCTGGCGGGTATAAGCAGCTTGAAATATCATTTATTGGTTTTATGCCCCAAATCGTGGAGTTGGATAAAAGCAGCAATATCGCTGTTACCTTAAAGGAATCGAACCAAAAAATTGATGAGGTAATTGTTACGGGATACCAAAAGGTCGACCGCAAGCTCTTTACAGGATCAGCATCACGAGTTAATGCGGATGATGCTAAGATAGAAGGGGTGTCCGATATCGGTAAAATGCTTGAGGGACGTGCTGCCGGAGTATCCGTACAAAGCGTATCGGGAACCTTTGGTGCAGCGCCTAAGATCCGCGTTCGAGGAAATGTTTCTATCTACGGAGACTCAAAGCCTTTGTGGGTTGTTGACGGTGTTGTACTTGAAGATGTGGTAAGCGTTTCTCCCGATGAGCTATCGTCTGGAGATGCCATTACCCTAATCAGTTCTGCTGTTTCTGGCCTTAACCCCGATGATATTGATAACTTTCAAATCCTTAAGGATGCTTCTGCTACTGCACTTTATGGGGCTCGCGCTATGAATGGCGTTATTGTGGTTACCACAAAAAAGGGGCATAAGGGAAAGACGTCGGTGAGCTATAACGGAAACTTTACAACCCAGTTTAAGCCAACTTACGATACCTACAATATCATGAATTCTAAGGATCAGATGTCGGTATATCGCGAGTTGGAAAGGAAAGGCTGGCTTAACCATTCAAACATATCAAGGAGTAATGATGGTGGTGTTTTTGCCAAAATGTACGATCTGATAAACTTTTATGATCCAGCAACAGGGTTTGGTTTGGAGAATACGCCAGAGGCTCGAGCTAAGTTTTTGCAGAAATATGAAATGGCAAATACAAATTGGTTCGATCTTCTTTTCAAGAACTCCTTTGTGCAGGAGCATTCAATTAGCATGTCGTCAGGAACTGATAAATCGCAGTTTTATGTATCAACCAGTATTTACAACGATAACGGATGGACAATCGCCGATAAGGTAAAGCGCTATACTGGAAATTTTAAGGGGACATTTAATCTTACCCCCAAAATAACAGCGAGCCTTTCTACCTCTGGTTCGTACCGCGATCAAAAGGCTCCAGGTACGCTAAAGCGAGTTCAAAACGTTGTGGAAGGGACTTATGAGCGCGATTTTGATATAAATCCTTACTCATATGCTCTCAACACAAGTAGAACGTTGCGTCCGTACGATGATAATGGGAACCTCGAGTTTTTTAGAAAAAATCTAGCCCCATTTAACATTCTTCGCGAGCTGGAAAGAAATACGCTGGATATAAAGATGCTTGATTTGAAAATGCAGGCCGATTTATCCTATAAGATTACCGACTGGCTTTCTTATGATTTTGTAGGATCTATGAGATGGGTTCAGTCAAGCCGTGAGCATAGCATTAAGGAGGGATCTAACCTTGCTGAGGCATACCGTTCGGCAGGTAGCGCTGTTACTCGCGATGCCAATCCTCTTTTGTACAGAGATCCAGACTATCCAGAAGCCGAAAAAGTTGTTGTGCTACCAACAGGGGGCTTCTATAATAGGGATGAAAACAACTTGACAAACTTCTACATACGTAACGTCTTTAATATTAATAAGACATTTAAAGAGAAGCATGCCATGAACATCCTTCTTGGTCAAGAAATCAGGTATGCCGATAGACAAAGCCTTTTCTTTAATGGGTATGGGTATCAGTTTGACAAGGGAGGAGTTCCTTTTGTTGACTACCGATTTATTAAGAAAATGATTGAAGGTGGTTTTAACTACTACGGAATGGGCTGGGAGTATGATCGATTTACAGCGTTCTTTTCTAATGCAGGCTACTCTTACAACAATAGGTATACTGTTAATGGAACACTTCGTGTGGATGGTTCAAATCAGCTTGGAAGATCTAGAAGCTCTCGTTGGCTGCCAACTTGGAATATAAGCGGGCTATGGAATGTCCATAATGAACAATTTGCTAGCAAGTTTAGCAAGATTTCGAGATTGTCGCTTCGTGCAGGATATTCGATGAATGCCAACATGGGGCCAGCTCGTAACTCTACGCTTATTCTCCGAAATGCAACAACCGATCGTCCATATACTAACGAAAAGGAGTCTTCTATCTACATTGATGACTTGGAGAATAGCGAGCTAACATGGGAAAAGCAGCACGAAATTACAGCTGGTATTGATCTTGGTTTGTTCAACAACCGTCTATCTATTACTGCGGAAACATACCAACGAAAAGGTTTCGATCTACTTGGATACTTGGATGTGTCGGGGATTGGTGGTAGCAGCTCAAAATTTGCAAACTACGCTAATTCGGTATCTAAAGGCTACGACTTCTCCATCAATGGACGAATTTATGAAACAGACGGATTTAGCTGGACATCTAATATTCAGCTGGCTTATAATACAACCAAGATAACCAACTTAAGATCTAAGCCTCGCATATACAGCCTAACCCGTGCTGAAGGCGGTCCGTTGGAAGGATATCCTATAAGGGGACTATTCAGCGTTCGTTTTGATGGTTTAGATAACTCGGGGGTTCCTACTTTTATAAACGAGGATGGAGCAAAAGATTACGGAACATACATTCAGAGCGATAAAATTAAGTACTTAAAGTATGAAGGTCCCGTTGATCCTACTTTTACTGGTGGATTTTCGAACACGGTAAAGTATAAGAGTTGGACGCTAAACCTCTTTATCTCCTACCAATGGGGGAACAAAATCAGGTTAAACCCTGTGTTTAAGTCGTTCTACTCCGACACCGACGCGCTACCCAAAGAGTTTAAGGATAGATGGGTGTTACCTGGAGACGAGCAGTTAACAAACGTCCCTGCCATCATGTCTCGGAGGGAGTATTACCGCATTGACGGGACTAACCTTTACCCATATCAAAACTATAACATTAGCGATGCGCGTGTTGCAGACGGTGGATTTGTTCGCTTAAAGAATATATCGTTAACTTACGATATCCCACAGTCTTTAATCAAAAAAATTGGATTAAAGAGTTCTACGCTAAAAGTTGCAGCGGTTAACCCTTGGCTAATTTATGCAGACTCCAAATTGAAGGGGCAAGATCCTGAATTTTTTGGAGCTGGTGGTGTTGCCATGCCTATGCCTAAGCAGCTAACGCTTACATTAAAACTAGGATTATAA
- a CDS encoding RagB/SusD family nutrient uptake outer membrane protein, translated as MKRLTLYIAVFMGMLTSVACNEYLDKVPDNRTELDSKEKIAELLVNAYPKANYFSFCEAMTDNVGDKGSGVTAKPLNTEPYFWKDFSIDGTDTPASYWDDCYNAIAHANVALEAIDKLGNGNEYAAQRGEALVCRAYAHFMLVTLFAKTYDASTAASDLGIPYVTEPEKVVIKSYKRETVAKVYELIEKDLTEGMALISDEFYKIPKYHFTKAAAAGFASRFYLFKKDYEKVIKYADMAIGVNLASKLRNWNVYVTKSYYDLLKTYTLSSESAILLLQETISVWGREVQRYRYSLSSQKVDEFFVQKNVTGVKWIYPIYGDEKTSGIPKFEEYFKKLSVDANTGYPMNMIPLLTCEEVLFNKLEAMVMSGQPASNILPLINTFVISRVATKDAAAANLTLDKIAQFYKKPTEKENLLACILNLKQVDFIHEGMRWFDILRHKIEVTHKAESGEVVTLKANDLRRAIQIPQKAINNGITPNPR; from the coding sequence ATGAAAAGATTAACTCTATATATTGCTGTATTCATGGGCATGCTTACAAGTGTAGCCTGCAACGAATACCTAGATAAAGTTCCGGATAACAGAACAGAACTCGATAGCAAAGAAAAAATAGCAGAGCTTCTTGTAAACGCCTACCCAAAAGCAAACTACTTCAGCTTTTGCGAAGCAATGACAGATAACGTTGGAGACAAGGGATCGGGTGTAACTGCAAAACCTCTGAATACAGAGCCTTACTTTTGGAAGGACTTTTCCATTGACGGAACAGACACACCTGCTAGCTACTGGGACGACTGCTATAATGCAATTGCACATGCTAATGTTGCTCTCGAAGCGATTGACAAGTTGGGTAATGGAAATGAGTATGCTGCACAACGGGGCGAAGCGTTAGTTTGTAGAGCTTACGCTCATTTTATGCTGGTTACTCTTTTTGCCAAAACCTACGATGCCAGTACAGCCGCATCCGATTTGGGAATTCCATATGTTACGGAGCCAGAGAAGGTGGTTATTAAGAGCTACAAGCGCGAAACTGTTGCAAAGGTATATGAGCTTATAGAAAAAGATTTGACAGAGGGTATGGCTCTCATCTCGGACGAATTCTATAAAATTCCAAAGTACCATTTTACCAAAGCAGCCGCAGCTGGATTTGCATCTCGTTTTTACCTCTTCAAAAAGGATTACGAAAAGGTCATAAAGTATGCCGATATGGCTATTGGAGTAAACCTTGCCAGCAAGCTACGCAACTGGAATGTTTACGTAACCAAAAGTTACTACGATCTTCTTAAAACCTATACGTTATCTTCCGAGAGCGCTATTCTGTTGCTTCAGGAAACCATAAGTGTATGGGGGAGGGAAGTTCAGAGGTATCGTTACTCCCTTTCTTCTCAAAAAGTCGATGAGTTTTTTGTTCAAAAGAATGTGACTGGAGTAAAATGGATATACCCTATTTACGGTGACGAAAAAACTTCAGGGATTCCAAAATTTGAGGAATACTTCAAGAAGTTAAGTGTAGATGCCAATACAGGCTATCCAATGAATATGATTCCGCTACTTACCTGCGAGGAGGTTCTGTTTAATAAGTTGGAGGCAATGGTGATGTCAGGTCAACCTGCTAGTAATATTCTACCTCTTATTAATACGTTTGTTATTAGTCGTGTAGCAACCAAAGATGCTGCCGCCGCTAACCTTACGCTTGATAAAATTGCTCAGTTTTATAAAAAGCCAACGGAGAAAGAAAACCTACTTGCCTGCATTCTCAACTTAAAGCAGGTTGATTTTATCCACGAAGGTATGCGCTGGTTCGATATTCTTCGCCACAAGATCGAAGTTACCCATAAGGCAGAAAGTGGCGAAGTTGTAACGCTAAAGGCCAACGATTTAAGGCGAGCCATTCAAATCCCGCAAAAGGCGATAAACAACGGCATTACTCCAAATCCAAGGTAA
- a CDS encoding putative zinc-binding metallopeptidase gives MKTYSKSIILILFAIATLCACSKEEDLGKSNIDVETPNRQGTDKWIYDNFVTPLNLEVKYRWDDSEVEIDKKLVPAEESQVIPFLEVVKKVWIEPYTDKTVVPDETFLKRLSPKQIVLVGSLNYNSDGTITLGTAEGGRKIVLYEVNGFSKTNKEQVLRMLHTMQHEFGHILHQNKLYPAEFKKITPAYTKTWNNYDLETCNKEGFITQYARSSPDEDFVEMIAAMLTMSKTEFDNMVKAIKWADGRNKIREKEQFVVAYYRDKYGIDIYALQQRIADAMASLNAPVTPPAGK, from the coding sequence ATGAAAACTTACAGCAAATCAATTATACTAATTCTCTTTGCTATTGCAACCCTTTGTGCCTGCAGTAAGGAGGAAGATTTAGGGAAGTCGAACATTGACGTAGAAACCCCCAACCGACAAGGAACCGACAAGTGGATTTACGATAACTTTGTAACGCCACTAAACCTTGAAGTAAAGTATCGATGGGACGATAGCGAAGTTGAGATCGACAAGAAGCTTGTGCCCGCCGAAGAATCTCAGGTTATCCCCTTCTTGGAGGTTGTAAAAAAGGTTTGGATAGAACCTTACACTGATAAGACCGTAGTTCCAGACGAAACCTTTTTGAAAAGGTTAAGCCCCAAGCAAATTGTCCTTGTAGGTAGCTTGAACTACAATTCAGATGGAACAATAACCCTTGGAACTGCCGAAGGAGGCCGAAAGATTGTTTTGTATGAAGTTAACGGCTTTAGCAAAACTAATAAGGAGCAGGTGCTACGCATGCTTCATACCATGCAGCACGAGTTTGGGCACATCCTTCATCAGAATAAGCTTTATCCAGCCGAGTTTAAGAAGATAACTCCTGCCTATACCAAGACCTGGAATAACTATGATTTGGAAACCTGTAATAAGGAGGGCTTCATAACCCAATATGCCCGTTCGTCTCCCGACGAAGACTTTGTGGAGATGATTGCTGCTATGCTTACCATGAGCAAGACGGAATTCGACAATATGGTTAAGGCCATAAAGTGGGCTGATGGTAGAAATAAGATTAGGGAAAAGGAGCAGTTTGTGGTAGCCTACTACCGTGATAAGTATGGCATAGACATCTACGCGTTACAGCAGCGAATTGCTGATGCAATGGCTTCGCTCAACGCACCGGTTACTCCTCCTGCTGGGAAGTAA
- a CDS encoding DUF4302 domain-containing protein — protein MNKLYIAIVAMSILLCGCQKEDSPIFSKSADERINEKLSEYQKLLVSAKYGWKTAYFPKDLKTGGWSYIFKFKEDGSVTMMGDFNKTTATTEQPSKYRVCQIHKPSLIFDTYSMLHILADPEQSNPPGPSLQGDFEFEFLAYKNDTLSLVGIHDKTILKMVMATDKDISLEKNVARRAQAKAFFSDLPTRPYFKGVSIGSSSIDISYVDKSKKVIIRYSKNNTVYTLTRAVAFNEQGMVLSSPVTLPNVSKPVSTIAFSGDSPTELSLLWNNEGTPCMVQHMDYPVVPYIKELNTITQLEYFNIMRVSPSLKDALDQAETIPNLKDLQLMFDAFVKEGAPRESALLAYCPEATKKNWFQYNLQWTYGDDGVLKGKYVGAVSGLEHESKVKPLINQLCNGDGYTVADISIQSFDKSSLVTATLISRANSQDRIFIYTFL, from the coding sequence ATGAACAAGCTATATATCGCGATTGTGGCAATGTCCATTTTACTCTGTGGATGCCAAAAAGAAGACTCGCCGATTTTTAGTAAAAGCGCCGATGAGCGAATTAATGAAAAGCTCAGTGAATATCAAAAGCTGCTAGTGAGCGCGAAGTATGGATGGAAAACCGCCTACTTTCCCAAAGACCTAAAAACTGGTGGCTGGTCGTACATCTTTAAGTTTAAGGAAGACGGATCGGTTACCATGATGGGCGATTTCAATAAGACAACTGCAACAACCGAGCAGCCCTCAAAGTATCGCGTTTGTCAAATCCACAAGCCAAGCTTGATATTTGACACCTACAGCATGCTGCATATTCTGGCAGATCCAGAACAGAGTAATCCTCCTGGTCCAAGCTTACAGGGTGACTTCGAATTTGAATTCTTAGCCTATAAGAACGATACGCTATCGCTTGTAGGAATACACGATAAGACCATTCTTAAAATGGTGATGGCTACCGATAAGGATATCTCGCTCGAAAAGAACGTAGCACGTCGTGCGCAGGCAAAGGCTTTTTTCTCCGACCTCCCTACCCGTCCTTATTTTAAGGGCGTAAGCATAGGCAGTAGTAGCATAGACATCAGCTATGTGGATAAAAGTAAAAAGGTGATTATTCGCTACTCTAAGAACAACACCGTTTACACATTAACCAGAGCCGTTGCTTTCAACGAGCAGGGAATGGTGCTCTCTTCTCCTGTAACGCTACCCAACGTATCTAAACCTGTTAGCACCATTGCTTTTTCGGGTGATTCGCCTACCGAACTTAGCCTGTTGTGGAATAACGAAGGTACGCCATGTATGGTGCAGCATATGGATTATCCCGTAGTCCCTTATATTAAAGAGCTAAATACCATAACGCAGCTAGAGTACTTCAACATCATGAGGGTGTCGCCATCTTTAAAAGATGCATTAGATCAGGCCGAAACAATTCCTAATTTAAAAGACCTGCAGCTAATGTTTGATGCTTTTGTAAAGGAAGGGGCGCCTAGAGAAAGCGCTTTGCTTGCTTACTGTCCAGAAGCTACCAAGAAGAATTGGTTTCAGTATAACCTACAATGGACTTATGGCGATGATGGCGTATTAAAAGGTAAGTATGTTGGGGCTGTGTCTGGGTTAGAGCACGAAAGCAAGGTTAAGCCTTTAATCAACCAGCTTTGTAATGGAGATGGATATACCGTAGCAGATATCAGCATTCAAAGCTTTGATAAAAGCTCGTTGGTAACGGCAACGTTAATATCTCGAGCTAATAGCCAAGATCGGATTTTTATTTACACGTTTTTATAG